TTGGAGGACCAAGAGATATTTCACAATATCAATAGCATCAGCCTCGCAACCATTACGCGGACATTGTCCAAACACAGAGTGCGGATGAAACAGCTCTACACTGTTCCCTTTGAGAGGAACAGTGAGCGAGTCAAGGTGCTACGACAACAATATGTCCAGGTATAGTGTGTATATTCAATTCAATGTACAGTTCTATAAGCTTTGCACTTTTCAAGTAGGTAACCTACTCAGTAATAGGTTACAGTACTGTATGGTATATAGTACTATAATGGCATGATTTACATAAATTTTGTTTCAGAGAGTTATGGAATTGGAGGCCAACCAGGCCCCTCATGAATTCGTATACGTGGATGAGGCAGGATTTAATCTGGCCAAAAGGCGTCGACGTGGAAGAAATGTCATTGGAAAAAGGGCCACAGTTGATGTTCCTGGACAGAGAGGGGCAAATATCACTATGTGTGCGGCAATTTCAAATGCAGGATCACTCCTCCACAAATGTCAGGTTGGACCTTACAACACCGAGCGCCTCCTTGCTTTTCTCGATGATCTCCACCAGCGCCTGGTTCCAGAGCAGGATCAGGAGGGTGAAAACAGGAGGACCTTCGTTATCACCTGGGACAACGTGGCCTTCCATCACTCACAAGCAGTTACAGCATGGTTTGAGGTCCACCCAAGACTGATTCGTCTATTTCTTCCACCCTATTCACCTTTCCTCAACCCCATAGAGGAGTTATTTTCTACATGGAGGTGGAAAGTCTATGACCATCAGCCACATGACCAGTTGTCCCTCCTTGAAGCCATGGATGCTGGCTGCAGGGACATCACAGTTGATGATTGTCAAGGGTGGATCAGGCATTCCAAGCGGTTTTATCCAAGGTGTATCGCCTTGGATAACATCAGATGCGATGTGG
The window above is part of the Gadus macrocephalus chromosome 10, ASM3116895v1 genome. Proteins encoded here:
- the LOC132465598 gene encoding uncharacterized protein LOC132465598, which codes for MSGRGRVRARGPGRRAGPVRGAVRGVVVRGAGVVRGAGVVRGAGVVRGAGVVRGAGVVRGAGEVRGSGVVRGAGVVRGAGVVRGAGVVRGAGVVRGAGVVRGAGVVRGAGVVRGAGPGRRAGLRRGQGRGIRMRGGGILRATRAVVSDGIRATIIDHVINHGLSLREAGERVQPNLGRSTVASIIRIFQQTNRMQRLPPSGGRGKLLNHQQELAIVDMVVANNAIKLHEIQSRILEDQEIFHNINSISLATITRTLSKHRVRMKQLYTVPFERNSERVKVLRQQYVQRVMELEANQAPHEFVYVDEAGFNLAKRRRRGRNVIGKRATVDVPGQRGANITMCAAISNAGSLLHKCQVGPYNTERLLAFLDDLHQRLVPEQDQEGENRRTFVITWDNVAFHHSQAVTAWFEVHPRLIRLFLPPYSPFLNPIEELFSTWRWKVYDHQPHDQLSLLEAMDAGCRDITVDDCQGWIRHSKRFYPRCIALDNIRCDVDENLWPNPEDRRD